A single genomic interval of Drosophila virilis strain 15010-1051.87 chromosome 2, Dvir_AGI_RSII-ME, whole genome shotgun sequence harbors:
- the LOC6632506 gene encoding tRNA dimethylallyltransferase, whose translation MLRKVPLIVILGSTGTGKTKLSLELAERFGGEIISADSMQVYTNLDIATAKATKEEQARARHHLLDVATPAEPFTVTHFRDAALPIIEQLLAKSKPPIVVGGTNYYIESLLWDILVSTKEEQAATVEQQLSAELMAGMSTAELHQHLAQIDASSANRIHPNNRRKIQRAIEVYQSTGQTLSEKLMEQRQQPGGNRLGGPLRYPHTILLWLRCQQDVLNERLDKRVDGMLQQGLLKELRQFHNSYANVTLQAYTKGVLQTIGYKEFVPYLQKYDAQQDDRLEAYLSEHQYQLPTSEQLLAMESEAEHLAASLKLLSSCCAELKLVTRRYSKKQLKWINNRFLASKDRQVPDLYELDTSIVSAWPEAVFKRAECIIDSYCQAQNCEILPMAKRVHPGADLNEETSHFCAICARHFVGEYQWGLHLKSNKHKRRRESQRRKQREAAEQAARPQSKPVAELPDKTL comes from the coding sequence ATGCTGCGCAAGGTGCCCCTCATAGTCATACTGGGCTCCACGGGCACGGGCAAGACGAAATTATCGCTGGAGCTGGCCGAGCGCTTTGGCGGCGAAATAATCAGCGCGGATTCCATGCAAGTGTACACGAACTTGGATATTGCCACAGCAAAGGCCACCAAGGAGGAGCAGGCACGTGCGCGGCATCATCTGCTGGACGTTGCAACGCCAGCTGAGCCATTTACCGTAACTCACTTTCGAGATGCGGCATTACCCATTATTGaacagctgctggccaaatCGAAGCCGCCAATTGTGGTCGGCGGCACCAACTACTACATCGAATCCTTGCTGTGGGACATATTGGTTAGCACCAAAGAGGAgcaggcagcaacagttgAACAACAGTTGTCCGCGGAGCTAATGGCCGGCATGTCCACAGCGGAATTGCATCAGCATTTGGCCCAGATTGATGCCAGCAGCGCGAATCGCATACATCCCAACAATCGGCGCAAGATCCAGCGCGCCATTGAGGTGTACCAAAGCACGGGCCAGACCTTGAGCGAAAAGCTAATggagcagcgccagcagccaGGTGGCAATCGCCTGGGTGGTCCACTGCGTTATCCACACACCATACTACTCTGGCTGCGCTGCCAGCAGGATGTGCTGAATGAGCGGCTAGACAAACGAGTAGATGGCATGCTGCAGCAGGGTCTGCTCAAGGAGTTGCGTCAATTCCACAACAGCTATGCGAACGTCACCTTGCAGGCGTACACCAAGGGCGTGCTGCAGACCATTGGCTACAAGGAGTTTGTGCCATATTTGCAGAAATACGATGCGCAGCAGGATGACAGGCTGGAGGCGTACCTAAGTGAGCACCAATACCAGCTGCCCACGTCGGAGCAGCTTCTGGCCATGGAGAGCGAGGCGGAGCATCTCGCTGCCAGTCTCAAGCTCCtgagcagctgctgtgccGAATTGAAGCTGGTCACGCGTCGCTACTCCAAGAAGCAGCTGAAGTGGATAAACAATCGTTTTCTGGCCAGCAAAGATCGACAAGTGCCCGATCTATACGAGCTGGACACCAGCATTGTGAGCGCCTGGCCCGAAGCGGTCTTTAAGCGTGCCGAGTGCATCATAGACAGCTATTGCCAAGCGCAAAACTGTGAGATTCTGCCCATGGCCAAACGTGTGCATCCTGGCGCCGATCTTAACGAGGAGACGAGCCATTTTTGTGCCATTTGCGCGCGTCATTTCGTCGGTGAATATCAGTGGGGCCTGCATCTAAAGTCAAACAAGCACAAGCGACGCCGCGAATCGCAGCGGCGCAAGCAGCGAGAGGCAGCCGAACAGGCAGCCAGACCCCAATCGAAGCCGGTTGCCGAGCTGCCCGATAAGACGCTGTAA